CGCGCCGCGCGGCGGAGCCGCTCGGCGCGCGGCCGTGCCGGACGGTCGGCGAACTGGTCGAGGCCGGCGCCGAGGCCGTCTACGTCACGCTCCCCAACGCATTCCACGGCGCGGTCGTCCTCGACGCGCTCGACCGCGGCCTCCACGTGTTCTCCGAGAAGCCGATGGCGACGACGCTCGACGAGGCGCGGCGCATCGCCGCGGCGGTGCGCCGCACGGGACGGATCTACCAGATGGGCTTCAACCGCCGCTTCGCGCCGGCGTACAGGTTCCTCAAGGAGCGCGTGGCGGCCGGCTTCGTCCCGTTGTCCGCGCACGTCAAGATCACCGACGGCGACATGCTGACGCCGTCGTGGTACGTCGACACGTCGCTGACCGGGGGGTTCCTGTTCGACTGCGGGGTCCACATGATCGACCTCGTCGCCTGGCTCGTCGGTCCGGTGCGGGCGGTGTCGGCCCTCGGCCGGCGGAGCTGCTATCCGGATCACGACGACATCGCGCTCGTGCTGCGGTGCGACGGCGAGCGCCCGGTCGCGTTCACCACGTGCGGTCACGCGTCGTGGGCCAAACCCACGGAGCGTGTCGAGCTGTACGGCGACCACGCCCTTCTGGAATCCGCGGACATGAACCGGGCCCGCCACGCGACGCGCGAGGCGCCGGACGCCGCGTGGCGGGAGTTCCCGTCGGCCGACGAGGTCACGGAGCTCGGCTACGTGGCCGAAGACCGGGCGTTCGTCGACGCGTGCTTGAGCGAGGGACCGCCGCCGGTCACCGTGGAGGACGCGTTCCACAGCATCGCGGTCATCGACGCGGCCTACAGGAGCCTCCGCGCGGGCGGACGGGCGGAAGCCGTGCCCGAGGCATGACGTACCGAAGCGCAACACCGGACGCAACGCGCACCGCACCAAACGGCCAAGGAGGGAAACGATGAGACGGTTCGGCGGGATCGTGGTGGCGCTCGTGCTCGGTCTGCTGCTGTCGGGGTATCCCGCGGCGTGGGCGGTCAATCCCGCGGGCGGCGGCAACTTCAACGTACAGGGCCGGGTCGACCTGCGCGCGCTCACGCGCGACAACTTCTACAAGGTGCTCGGGCCCGCCGCGCGGGGCCAGAACGTCGTCTTCTACGACTTCGCGGATACGCTCTGCGAGCTATTGGCGAAAGAGGTCGCCGACTGGGGCCGCTCGAGCGGTGTCGGCGTCAAGCACGTCTGCGTGGACGGCGACGCGGCCACGCAGCAATTGATCGCCGAGCACCAGGCCGGCAAACCGCCGTCGGCCGACGTCTTCTTCCTGCCGAACAACAACGTCCGCGTCATGACCGGCGCGGGGCTGGTCGCGAACATCGCGCTGGTCGATCTGCTGCCGAACGCGCGCGACGTCGATCCCTCCGTGGCCCGCGAGTCGCGCGGGTACCTGCACGGCGGCACGGCGCTGCCGTTCCATCGGAACCAGACCGTGGTCGCCTACAACAGCCAGTTCGTCTCGAAGCCGCCGGACACGTTCGCGGCGCTGTACGAGTTCGCCCGCAGCCACTCCGGCAAGGTCGCGCTCACGCCGCCCAACCACGGCGGCAGCGGATCGGGCTTCCTGGAGAGCGCGCTTCTGGCGCTCGCGCCGCAGTGCAAGAAGGACCTTTACTCCTACGGGATCAGCGACGCCCAGGCGCAGGCGATCGCCGCGAACTGCATGCCCGCGGTCATCGACTACTTCAAGAAGCTGAAGCCCTACGTGACGTTTACGAACGGCAACGAAGCCTCGGTCCAGGCGCTCGCGAACAACACCGCGTCCGTCGCGACCGTATGGGAGGATGACCTCTACACGCTGGCATCGAAGGGCCTCGTGCCGCCGTCTGTGCACCCCCATCTGTTGGCGAGCGGCGAGGTGGGTGACGGAGACGCGATGATCGTGGTCGCGGGCACGCAGAAGCTCGAGGCATCGCTGTTGCTGGCCGATTTCCTGATGGGCGACAAAGTGCAGATCGACAAGCTCGAGCAGACCGGCAGCCGGACGGCGCGGCTCAGCCTGAAGACCCGCGGGCACATCCCGGCGACCATGGCGCCGTTCCTCCTCCCCGACGCGATGTACCACGAGCGGACGCGCACGCGCATCAACGGCGTCATCTCGAACGCGGCCGTCGCGATCTTCGTCCGGCAGATCCTCCAGTAGAAGATGGCGCAGGTCGAACTGCGCGGCGTGACCAAGGCCTACGGGGCCACGGCCGCCGTGCGGGACGTCGATCTCGAGGCCCGGGATGGCGAGTTTCTCACCATCCTGGGCCCCTCGGGATGCGGCAAGACCACGACGCTGCGCATCATCGCCGGCCTGCTCGATCCCGACGCCGGCGAGGTCCTGATCGACGGGCGGCCTGTGCAGCACCTGCCGGCGCACCGGCGCGAGACGGCGATGGTGTTCCAGTCCTACGCCCTCTTTCCGCACATGACGGTCGCGGAGAACGTCGGCTTCGGCCTCCGCATGCGGCGCGTGCCGGCGGACGAACGGCGGACGCGCGTCGCGGACGCGCTGGAGATGGTCGAACTCGGCGGGCTCGGCGGCCGGTACCCGCGGGCGCTCTCCGGCGGCCAGCAGCAGCGTGTCGCGGTCGCCCGCGCGGTCGTGACGCGCCCCAAGGTCCTGCTCTTCGACGAGCCGCTCAGCAACCTGGACGCCAAGCTGCGCGAGCGCCTGCGGCTCGAACTGCGGGCGCTGCAGCAGCGCCTCCGGATCACGACGGTCTACGTCACCCACGACCAGGCGGAGGCGCTCGTCCTCTCCGACCGCATCGTGGTCATGGACCACGGACGCGTCGTCGAGGTCGGCGCGCCGCAGGAGGTCTACCGGCGGCCGCGCGCGCGGGTCACCGCGGAATTCCTTGGCATCGCGAACCTGATCGAGGCGACGATCGCCGGGGCCGTGGGCGAGGAGTACATCGCCGAGACCGCCATGGGACGGCTGCGGATGGCGTGCCCCGACCGGCTGGCAAGCGGCGACGCGGTGACGCTGTCGTTCCGCCCCGAGGATATCCGGATCGGCTCGGGCCCCGTCAATTGCCTTACCGGCGCCGTCCGGCAGGCCGCCTACCTCGGGTCCGTCACGGACTACGTCATCAGCGTGAACGACGTCCGGCTGCGGGTGCAGCAGCCCGGCGAGCCGGCGCATCGGATCGGCGAAACGGTGCGCCTGGTGCTGCCGGAGGCGCCCGCCGTCATCCGGGAGCGGTAGCGTGGCGGAGGCGGTCTCCGCGGCGCTCGCCGTGGACCGCTCGCGCCGGGCGGCGCGGCGGCGGCGGGACAACTGGATCACCCTGCTCCTGCTGGCTCCCGGCGTCGGGTTTCTCGCGCTCTTCCTCGTCATCCCGCTCGCGCAGGTGTTCCTGAGGAGCGTCGGGCTCGCCGCCGTCGGCCAGGCCTCGCGGTTCACGTGGGAGTACTACCGGCAGTTCTGGGGCGAGCCGCAGTACCGCGACGGATTCTTCTTTAGCCTCTGGCTCGGCGTCGCGTCCACCGTGATCAGCCTCGCGACCGCGCTCGCGTTCAGCGCGTTGATACAAATCCGGTTTCCCGGACGTCTGCTCATCAGCGTGCTGTACAAGATCCCGCTCGTCGTGCCGAGCCTGGTGGCGGCGTTTCTGATCCTCAGCCTGATCGGGCCCGGCGGGATCCTCGCGCGGCTCGTCTTCCATTGGGGGTGGGCCTGGCCGCGCCTCGTCTACGACCGGTGGGGCTGGGGCGTCATCATGGTCCTCGTCTGGCACAACGTACCGTTCATGATGGTCATCATCTCCGCGGTAATGGCGTCGATCCCCCACGACGTCCTCGACGCCGCCCGAAATCTCGGCGCCTCGCCCTGGGCGGTATTCCGCTTCGTCACCGTGCCGCTGTCGCTCTCGGGAATTTCGGCCGCGACGCTACTGGTCTTCATCCAGGTGTTCGGCGCGTTCGCCGTGCCGTCGCTCCTCGAATCGGCCTATCCGACGGCGCTGCCGGTCATCATGCAGATCGAGATGATGGACCACGCCAACTGGGCGCTGGCCTCCGCGCTCGGCGCGGTGCTGACGCTCGCTTCCGGCCTCATTCTGTTCCTCTACTACCGGCTCGTGCAGGGCCGGGGACCGGTCGCGCGGTGACGCGGACCGGGGCCTTCCCCTCCCGGACCTTCCCCTGGCTCGTCGCCGGGTTGTTCTTTGGCCTGGCCGCGGTCGGCCTCATCGTGCCGCTGGTCGTCGGCGTCCTCTGGTCGCTCGTGAACCCGCGGGCGGGATGGTTTCCGCCGAACCTGGTCCCGCCCAGCCTGTCGCTCGCAAACTGGCGGGCGATGTTCTCGGTGCCCGAGATGGGCGAGGCGGCGATCGCGAGCTTCACGATCGCGCCGATCGT
The sequence above is drawn from the bacterium genome and encodes:
- a CDS encoding Gfo/Idh/MocA family oxidoreductase, translated to RRAAEPLGARPCRTVGELVEAGAEAVYVTLPNAFHGAVVLDALDRGLHVFSEKPMATTLDEARRIAAAVRRTGRIYQMGFNRRFAPAYRFLKERVAAGFVPLSAHVKITDGDMLTPSWYVDTSLTGGFLFDCGVHMIDLVAWLVGPVRAVSALGRRSCYPDHDDIALVLRCDGERPVAFTTCGHASWAKPTERVELYGDHALLESADMNRARHATREAPDAAWREFPSADEVTELGYVAEDRAFVDACLSEGPPPVTVEDAFHSIAVIDAAYRSLRAGGRAEAVPEA
- a CDS encoding extracellular solute-binding protein, which produces MRRFGGIVVALVLGLLLSGYPAAWAVNPAGGGNFNVQGRVDLRALTRDNFYKVLGPAARGQNVVFYDFADTLCELLAKEVADWGRSSGVGVKHVCVDGDAATQQLIAEHQAGKPPSADVFFLPNNNVRVMTGAGLVANIALVDLLPNARDVDPSVARESRGYLHGGTALPFHRNQTVVAYNSQFVSKPPDTFAALYEFARSHSGKVALTPPNHGGSGSGFLESALLALAPQCKKDLYSYGISDAQAQAIAANCMPAVIDYFKKLKPYVTFTNGNEASVQALANNTASVATVWEDDLYTLASKGLVPPSVHPHLLASGEVGDGDAMIVVAGTQKLEASLLLADFLMGDKVQIDKLEQTGSRTARLSLKTRGHIPATMAPFLLPDAMYHERTRTRINGVISNAAVAIFVRQILQ
- a CDS encoding ABC transporter ATP-binding protein, producing MAQVELRGVTKAYGATAAVRDVDLEARDGEFLTILGPSGCGKTTTLRIIAGLLDPDAGEVLIDGRPVQHLPAHRRETAMVFQSYALFPHMTVAENVGFGLRMRRVPADERRTRVADALEMVELGGLGGRYPRALSGGQQQRVAVARAVVTRPKVLLFDEPLSNLDAKLRERLRLELRALQQRLRITTVYVTHDQAEALVLSDRIVVMDHGRVVEVGAPQEVYRRPRARVTAEFLGIANLIEATIAGAVGEEYIAETAMGRLRMACPDRLASGDAVTLSFRPEDIRIGSGPVNCLTGAVRQAAYLGSVTDYVISVNDVRLRVQQPGEPAHRIGETVRLVLPEAPAVIRER
- a CDS encoding ABC transporter permease subunit, whose product is MAEAVSAALAVDRSRRAARRRRDNWITLLLLAPGVGFLALFLVIPLAQVFLRSVGLAAVGQASRFTWEYYRQFWGEPQYRDGFFFSLWLGVASTVISLATALAFSALIQIRFPGRLLISVLYKIPLVVPSLVAAFLILSLIGPGGILARLVFHWGWAWPRLVYDRWGWGVIMVLVWHNVPFMMVIISAVMASIPHDVLDAARNLGASPWAVFRFVTVPLSLSGISAATLLVFIQVFGAFAVPSLLESAYPTALPVIMQIEMMDHANWALASALGAVLTLASGLILFLYYRLVQGRGPVAR